GCTCTTCTTGCCTTCTGCCTTCTGCTTCTTACGTTCCAACTTCTCGCGCTGCTTTTCCTGACGCGAGCGTTCCTTTTGCCGTTTGTTAAAGGTCGCGCGACCTGCACCACCAGCCATAAAAATACCCCCGAAATTGTTTTTGTTCAGCCGGTTGGACTCGCGTGAGAGTGGCTGGGCCTTACGCTCACGCGCATCTCCGGTTATTTAGCGGCGGGCGCGGTCGAAGCGCTTTCCGTTTTCGTACTGCCTTGCGCTTTCGCCTTTACAACCAACTCGCGAAGCCGCTCGCGGAGAGCAATTCTCTTTTTACGTAAACGGTTGAATCTCGCTTTATCGCCAATGTTTCCAGACATACACGCTCCTGTCAGCACAAACCGCCGTACAACACCGGGTCCAGACTGGGATTCCCCTCAGTGCCCGCATAAGTTCAGAGGAGTTCTAAATGACGTGTTTGGCGTGCGTTTGCGCGCCGTCAGTCAGAAGAAAGTCGCGCAGGCGAAAGGTCGACCTTTGCGGTGCTTCTCAGCGGTCAAGTGGTGTGCTAAGTATACCGCATTCGATGCCATTCTGGACTCAACAGCGTATTGCAGCACGACGTTTCGTTTCTGACCGAAGACCGACTCTGCCGGCGGCGTAGTCGAAGGATCCCTACAGTGACGCCAAGTTCGACAGCAACTAACGAATGAAAGCCGCCCGCCCTAATTGACAGTCTGAAGGGCTGACGTTACCTTATCCCACAGCGAAGAAACGGCGAATGTAAGTTACTCCGCTTACATTCTTCTCCCCTATGTCCGCAGCAAACGCACACGACTATCTATTTCGTCTGCCACAAGCGAATGACGAAGCCGCAGCGTTCAGTTCACCCGCGCAGACGCTCGACCTATTGAGCAAGCTACCGTTTTACGGGCGAACGGAGCACCTGGACGCTGAACCTGCGTGTCGTCTGAACCACGGTAGTCAGTATCGGCATGTGCCCTAGACGGCGATAATGGCAAGCACCTCACCATGGAGTTTGCGTGGATTCTGGCGTAAAGAGTGCGTTGCGGAGCTTCTTCGTCCCAGGCGGAGCCTTGCTCGCCGGCATCGTCGGACTGCTGCATGCCCGCGTACTCATCATCGCCAGCGCGCAGGTAGCCGACTTCTATTGGTACGTGGCATTCGCGGCAGGAGCGCTGCTTGCCTGGCGGTTCCAGTCTGTTCGCGCGTTGTTCCTGCTGATCGTGTTTGCGCTTGCAACGCTTGCGCCGGCCGTGCTTACCGGTAACGTGGTGCTCAGTGCGGTAGCCATCCTGCTCCCGCTCGACCTGATCTTGTTCTCGCTCCCACAGGAGCATGGATTTTCTGTCGCGGACTTTGCGATTGGGTTCGCCTTCCTGTTCTTGCAGTTTGTGGCAATTGCCCTGCTCGCGCGTCCTGAACTGAGCAACGCCTCCAAGGTGCTCGATCATTCGTTCAGCACTGCGCCATGGATGCATCAAGGGATTCCGCAAGTGGCATTGCTCGGCTTTGCGATCGCACTTCTAACTTTCCTCGTACGTTACTTGCTGCATCGTAGCCCGATCGAAACCGGATGCTTTTGGGCAACTGCATCTGCGTTCGCGGGAGTTCGCGCCGGAAGCAGCACTATGCGCACGTTCTACATGGCAACTGCCGCAGTGTTGATCGGCGTGGCGCTTGTTGAGCACTCCTATCGCATGGCCTTCCAGGACGAGTTAACCGGCTTGCCGGCAAGACGCGCTTTCAACGAGGCGGTTCGCAAGCTGCGCGCCGACTATGCTGTCGCGATGGTGGACATAGACTTCTTCAAGAAATTTAACGACGAGTTCGGGCACGATACGGGCGATCAGGTATTACGCATGGTCGCATCCCGAATCGCTCGTGTCGGCGGAAGCGGACAAGCCTATCGTTTCGGTGGTGAAGAATTCTGTGTGCTGTTTGCAGGCACATCGATTCAACAAGCATTCGCATTAATGGATACAGTTCGGCAGGAGATTGCCGATAGCAGATTCGTCGTTCGCGGGCCTGATCGTGATATCCGCTCCAGCGAACACCGGAGTGCGAAGGAACGACGAGGTATGCGAGACGTCCAGGTCACCGTCAGCGTCGGAGTTGCCACCCCAACCGCCCGCACCTTCCACGTCGATGAAATTATCGTGCTGGCTGACGAAGCGCTCTACGCGGCCAAGCGCAATGGACGGAATCGCGTCCAGAGTTCAACCGCCTCCAAGCCCACTCCCACTCTTTCCCGTTAACAGTTTGCGCGCAGTTCACGCCTCGCCGATTCCGTGACAAATGATGAGGAAGTACCGGCGGTTATGCCGCCCGTGATTTCTCACTGAGAGCGCGACGGATTTGCTTCAGGTCATCAATGAAATGTGCCATCTCAGTTCGACGAGCCTCGTCATCGATGCGCGCAGAATCGACGTCGGATGAACCGTGGCCATCATCAATAGCCCGGCTCCCAAGCGTATGATTTGGCCGCGATGCTGCGTTACCTTGAATGTCCGACCAAGCAGCGCTTGCGCAGCGGTCGCACCAAGGCACACGATGACCCTGGGGCGAACGACGACAATTTCTGAGTCGAGCCAAGAACGACAGGCAGCGATCTCAAATGAGTTGGGCTTTTTATGGATACGGCGCTTGCCGCGCGGTTCCCACTTGAAGTGCTTGACCGCATTTGTGACGTACACCTGTTTGCGATCGATTCCGGCGGCAACGAGGGCGCGATCGAGCAGCGCACCAGCAGGTCCCACGAAGGGCTTTCCCGTGAGATCTTCCTTGTCGCCTGGCTGCTCACCGACAAACATAACCTTCGCGCGGTGCGCACCGTCTCCAAAAACCGTCTGCGTTCCGCGCAGCCAAAGATCGCAGCCGCGACATGCCTTTGAAGCCGTTTGCAGCGCGGGTAAGGTGAGTTCATCCGGTAAGAAGTCTGCTGCGGAAATGTCCTGCTCAAAGCGCTTCGGCATCTCTTAGAGGATGCCGCTATCGCGCCTTCGGGTTATCGCTTCTCTTCTTAACTCATGACAAGGTTTGCAAACAAGGCCGCGTCATCCTGAGGTTGCGTTGCTTTGGCGCAACCGAAGGATCTGCTTCGTTTCAGCAACAGCACAGAGCAGATCCTTCGCTTCGCTCAAAATGACTCTTCTCTTCCAGGTCGTTGCAGACGCCTACTGCTTGGACGCGCCCGCATACTCGCGTTCGCGAACACGTACCTCGCCTTCCTTCACAATGCCCCTGGGATCGAACGACTTGCCCGTGATCAGTCCAAGCACGAACCAGCCCAGGATGACTGCGCCGATGGCGAATGCGGTGTCGCCGAACATGCGCATCCAGCGCAGCTTGTTCATGAGGCCGGATTGCAGGAACTCAGCCGAACGCGCGTACCAGGTGCCGAACTCGACAGAAGCCCACGCCTGCATAAGTCCGATAGGCAGCATGCTGAGTAGGACCATGGCAAGCAGTCCGCCGTTGATGAGCCAGAAGGCCATGGCGAGCGGCTTGTCTTTCCATGCCATGCCGGGACGCAGCGCCCGCAAGCAGAACAGCATGAGCCCGAGGCCGAGCATGCCGTATACGCCAAACAGCGCGGTGTGTCCGTGGACCGGCGTGGTGTTGAGGCCCTGCATGTAGTAAAGCGCGATTGGCGGATTGATGAAGAAGCCGAAGAGGCCTGCGCCAACAAGGTTCCAGAACGCAACGGCAACGAAGAAGTAGATGGGCCACTTATAGGCCGAGACCCAACGCGCCTTCTCTGTGCCGCGCGAGAGGCGAATGTTCTCCCAGGCCTCAAAGCCGACGAGGACGAGTGGCACGACTTCCAGCGCGCTGAAGACAGCACCGAGTGCGAGGACCGAAGTCGGCATGCCGGTGAAGTACAGGTGATGGAAGGTACCGATTATCCCTCCGCTCAGGAATATAACGGTCGAAAAGAGAACGGCGCGAGTCGCTGTGCGGACCGAGAGCAGGCTGAGTCGCGAGAACAGGAACGCGATCACAACTGTGGCAAAGACTTCAAAGAAGCCTTCTACCCACAGGTGAACCACCCACCAGCGCCAGTACTCGGCGGTCACGATGTGGCTGCGCTGGCCGTACATAAGGCCTGCGCCATAGAAAAGCGGAATCGCAACGCTCGACGTAAGGAACAGCGCAAGCAGGTTGCGGTCCTGACCACGACGCATGAGCGCCGGCTTCATCGCGCGCCAAACGAGCCAGAGCCAGAAGATGAGTCCGCCGAAAAGCGCGATCTGCCACACGCGGCCAAGGTCAACATACTCGTATCCCTGCGAACCGAACCAGAACCAGAGCTTGCCAAGCTTCTGCTGTATGCCCAACCACTCGCCCACGAGCGAGCCGACGACAACGAGCAGGACTGCGCCGAACAGAATGTTGACTCCGAGGCGCTGACCTTTAGGCTCGTGGCCGCTAACGGCAGGAGCGATGAAGAGGCCGGTCGCAAGCCATGAGGTCGCGATCCAGAAGATGCCGATCTGCAAGTGCCACGTGCGTGCGATGGAGTACGGCAGCCAGCGATCGAGCGGAATTCCGTAGAAGCCTGAGCCTTCGACCCCATA
This is a stretch of genomic DNA from Clostridia bacterium. It encodes these proteins:
- a CDS encoding GGDEF domain-containing protein, whose protein sequence is MDSGVKSALRSFFVPGGALLAGIVGLLHARVLIIASAQVADFYWYVAFAAGALLAWRFQSVRALFLLIVFALATLAPAVLTGNVVLSAVAILLPLDLILFSLPQEHGFSVADFAIGFAFLFLQFVAIALLARPELSNASKVLDHSFSTAPWMHQGIPQVALLGFAIALLTFLVRYLLHRSPIETGCFWATASAFAGVRAGSSTMRTFYMATAAVLIGVALVEHSYRMAFQDELTGLPARRAFNEAVRKLRADYAVAMVDIDFFKKFNDEFGHDTGDQVLRMVASRIARVGGSGQAYRFGGEEFCVLFAGTSIQQAFALMDTVRQEIADSRFVVRGPDRDIRSSEHRSAKERRGMRDVQVTVSVGVATPTARTFHVDEIIVLADEALYAAKRNGRNRVQSSTASKPTPTLSR
- a CDS encoding UdgX family uracil-DNA binding protein (This protein belongs to the uracil DNA glycosylase superfamily, members of which act in excision repair of DNA. However, it belongs more specifically to UdgX branch, whose founding member was found to bind uracil in DNA (where it does not belong), without cleaving it, appears to promote DNA repair by a pathway involving RecA, rather than base excision.) → MPKRFEQDISAADFLPDELTLPALQTASKACRGCDLWLRGTQTVFGDGAHRAKVMFVGEQPGDKEDLTGKPFVGPAGALLDRALVAAGIDRKQVYVTNAVKHFKWEPRGKRRIHKKPNSFEIAACRSWLDSEIVVVRPRVIVCLGATAAQALLGRTFKVTQHRGQIIRLGAGLLMMATVHPTSILRASMTRLVELRWHISLMT
- a CDS encoding nitric-oxide reductase large subunit, producing MEYRKLWIALGIVLIASFAVLGVVGYKGIQSKPPIPSQVVSTDGHVVFSGETIMNGQNVWQSIGGQEIGSIFGHGAYVAPDWTADYLHREAVFILDRWAQQQGVTGYDALPLEQKASLQARLENTMRTNTYDATRDVITIDPVRVEAYKYLSTYYGDVFGNGRNEYAIPRAALTDATKQQEMTSFFWWTAWTASTNRPGQNISYTQNWPHEELVGNRPTGSSVVWSVISFVLLLGGIGGMVWYFASRDHDTKPHDLPARDPLLGLSPTPSQRATVKYFFVVAALWVVQVALGAIVAHYGVEGSGFYGIPLDRWLPYSIARTWHLQIGIFWIATSWLATGLFIAPAVSGHEPKGQRLGVNILFGAVLLVVVGSLVGEWLGIQQKLGKLWFWFGSQGYEYVDLGRVWQIALFGGLIFWLWLVWRAMKPALMRRGQDRNLLALFLTSSVAIPLFYGAGLMYGQRSHIVTAEYWRWWVVHLWVEGFFEVFATVVIAFLFSRLSLLSVRTATRAVLFSTVIFLSGGIIGTFHHLYFTGMPTSVLALGAVFSALEVVPLVLVGFEAWENIRLSRGTEKARWVSAYKWPIYFFVAVAFWNLVGAGLFGFFINPPIALYYMQGLNTTPVHGHTALFGVYGMLGLGLMLFCLRALRPGMAWKDKPLAMAFWLINGGLLAMVLLSMLPIGLMQAWASVEFGTWYARSAEFLQSGLMNKLRWMRMFGDTAFAIGAVILGWFVLGLITGKSFDPRGIVKEGEVRVREREYAGASKQ